AGCACGGCCAGCACCGCCTACTACACCGATGCCGCCGGCCGGCTGATCCGCATCGACGTCGACCGGGTGACCGCCGGCCGCCCAGCGGATCCGGTCGCCCTTGCCGGCCTTCCCGCCGAGGTTCGCCCGGTGGTGGTGAGCGCAGGCTGAGCGGCCGTCCCCGGTAACCTCGGGCGATGATCGCCCGGATCGACCTGCACACCCATTCCACCGCCAGTGACGGCACGCTCAGCCCGGCCGAGCTGGTCCGGGCCGCCGCCGAGACCGGGCTGGACGTCGTGGCGATCACCGACCACGACACCACCGCCGGCTGGCAGTCGGCGCTGCGAGCGCTGCCCCCCGGACTGCGGCTGGTCCGTGGCGCTGAGCTGTCCTGCCGCTGGTTCGGTGAGCAGCCACCGCTGCCGCTGCACCTGCTGGCGTACCTCTTCGATCCGGATCATCCGGAGCTGGTGGCCGAGTTGGCCCGGGTGCGGACCGCCCGCGCGGAACGGGGCGAGCGGATCGTGGCGCTGCTGCGGGCCGACGGCATCGAGGTCAGCTGGTCGGAGATCCTGACCGGCGCGGGCGGCGGGACGGTCGGCCGGCCGCACATCGCCCAGGCGTTGATCCGGGCCGGCCTGGTCACCACCACCGTCGAGGCGTTCGGGCCGGACTGGCTTGGGGAACGGTACCGGCTGCCCAAGGAAGACATCGACGTCTTTCAGGCCGTACGGTTGATCCGCGCGGCGGGTGGCGTGCCGGTCTTCGCCCATCCGAAGGCCAGCCGGCGCGGCCGGGTCGCCCCGGACGAGCTGTTCGCCGAGCTGGCAGCGGTCGGCCTGGTCGGACTGGAAGCCGATCACGAGGACCATTCGCCCGCCGAGCAGGCACACGTACGCGGGCTCGCCGCCGAGCTGGGCCTGCTGGTGACCGGCTCGTCGGACTTCCACGGCAGCCACAAGACCGTCCGGCTGGGCGCCTTCACCACCGCCCCCGAGGCGTACGAGCAGATCGTCGCCGCCTCGTCCGGGGTGATCGAGGTTGCTTCGGGCTGACCTGCGATTTCGACGCCGGCACCCGACGCTACGGTGACCGGGTGGATCTCAAGCTCTTCGGCGAGGTCTTCGTGACCCTGCTGGTCATCGTCGACCCGCCGGGCATGATGCCGATCTTCCTCGCGCTGACCGGGCCGCTGTCGGCGCGGGAGCGCAACCGGGCGGCCTGGCAGGCGGTCGCACTGGCGCTCGGCGTCATCGTGATCTTCGCGGTTGCCGGGCAGACCCTGCTCGCCTACCTGCACGTCGACCTGCCGGCGTTGCAGGCGGCCGGCGGGCTGCTGCTGATCCTGGTCGCCCTGGAACTGCTGACCGGCAAGGCCGACGACCCGACCAAGCAGGCCACCTCGAACATCGCCCTGGTGCCGCTGGGCACCCCGCTACTGGCCGGACCCGGCGCGATCGTGGCCACCATGCTCTTCGTCCAGCAGGCCGAGGCGGCGGCGGACTACATCGCCGTCGCCACCGCGATCGTCGCGGTGATGCTTACCGTCTGGATCGTGCTGCGGTTCTCCGGCGGGATCGTCAAGATCCTGCGCCCGGGCGGTATCGAGGTGCTCACCCGGATCGCCGGCCTGCTGCTGGCCGCGATCGCCGTACAGCTCATCGCGGACGCGATCTTCGCCTTCGTGGCCGACTTCACCGGGGCGGGCTGACCGGCGGCACCCCACAGGCCGGGCTGACCGACCCGGCCGCCCGGGCCGGGGGCTGCTCCGTGGCTCGGGCCTGGCTGCTCCGTGGCTCGGGGTTGGCTGCGATGGCTCGGGCCTGGCTGTCGTGGCTCGGGCCGGGCTGTCGTGGCTCGGGCCGGGCTGTCCGAGCACGGGGCTGGCTGCGCGCTGCCCCGGCTCGGGCTGGTCGGGCTGCCTGCGCGGCGGGCGGGTCGACCGGGCCGGCGGGAGTGTCGGGGGTGGATGGCAGGATCACAGGCGTGCGACGAGCCTCCCCGACCGGACGACCTGCCGGCGGTCGCGCGCCCCGGCCCCGCAACGCGCCGCCCGAGCAGCTCGGCTTCGAGGGCATGCCGGAGCGGCTTTTTGTCTGCACCCCGAGCAAACTGGGCGCGTACGCCGACTGTCCACGGCGCTACCGCTACTCCTACGTCGACCGTCCCGCCCCGCCGAAGGGGCCGCCGTGGGCGCACAACTCGCTGGGCGCCAGCGTGCACACCGCCCTGAAGAACTGGTACGCCCTGCCAGCCGATCGGCGTCGCCCCGAAGTGCTGCCCACCCTGCTCAAGGGCACCTGGGTACGCGACGGCTACCGCGACGACGAGCAGGAACGCGAGGTCTACCGGCGGGCACTGGGCTGGCTGGAGGCGTACGTCGAGGGGCTCGATCCGGCCGACGAACCGGTTGGAGTGGAGCGGGTGGTCGCGGTGAAGACCGGGGTGCTGGCGTTCAACGGCCGGGCCGACCGGATCGACTCGCGGGCCGGTGACGCCGGCCCCGAGTTGGCGATCGTCGATTACAAGACCGGCCGGGCCGGACTGGACGCCGACGACGCGCGGGGCTCGCAGGCCCTGGCGCTCTACGCGTACGCGGCCGAGCGGGTGTTCCGCCGGCCGTGTCGCCGGGTCGAACTGCACCACCTGCCCAGCGGCACGGTCGCGGCACACGAGCACACCGTCGAGTCGCTGGCGCGGCAGGTGACCCGGGCCGAGGAGACCGCCCGCGACATCATGGCGGCCGAGCGGACCATCGCCGACGGCGGCGACCCGGACGAGGCTTTCCCGACCACGCCCGGGCCGCGCTGCGCCTGGTGCGACTACCGGCGCAGCTGCCCGGCCGGTGCGGCAGCCCCGGAGAAGGAGCCGTGGGCCGCCGTGGACCGCCCCCCGGAGCAGCGCTGACGGCCGGTCCGGATCAGGGCGTGACGCCTGTCGGGCCGTCGGCCAGCGGGGCGACTCGGGTCATGCATGGTGTGACGCTTGCCGGTGCCGGCCTGCTAAGCGACTCGGGTCATGGTGTGACGCTTGCCGGTGCCGGCCTGCTAAGCGACTCGGGTCATGGTGTGACGCTTGCCGGGCGGTCGGCCAGTCGGGCGACGCGTTCCTTGGCCGCACGCTGCATCGGGCCCTCCCGCCAGTCGCGTGGCAGCGCGGTGAGGGCGAGGCGCAGCGCGCGTACCGAGACGTCGGCCGAGAGAGCGGTGGTGGGCAGGCCCAGTCCGCCGTACAGTCGCCGGGCCCAGGCCGGCAAGAGCGCGAGCGCGGTGCCGGCGATGCCCAGGTAGGCCCAGCGGGGTGGCCCCAGGTTGAGCCCGAGCCGGGCGGGCAGGCTGAGCCGCCAGGGCAGCGGCGGCGCGGTCAGGAACAGGGCGGTCTCGGCGGCCTCCCGGGTCATCCGCAGCTGGGGCCGGACGCGCTGGTAGTACTCGGCCACCTCGGCGGCCGTGCCGGGGACCGTCTCCGGGTCCAGCCCGACCAGTGCGGCGGAGCGGCGCTGCTCGGTGTAATACCGGTCCACCTCGGCCGCGTCCAGCGGTACGCCGGCCCGGCGCGCGGTGTCGAGGAACGATTCCACCTCGGCGACGTGCACCCAACGCAGCAGGTCCGGCTCGTCGACCCGGAACCGTTCGCCGGTGGCCGGGTCCACCGCCGTCAGCCTGGCGTGCAGCCGGCGGAGCCGCCGCCCCGCCTCCTCCGCCTCGGCAGTGGTGCCGAAGATCGTGCTACCCACGTAGTCGGCGGTGCGGATCAGCCGGCCCCAGGCGTCCCGGCGGTAGTTGCTGTTCTGCGCCACTCCGGCCATCGCCCTCGGGTGCAGGGCCTGAAGATAGAGCGACCGCAGGCCGGCGACGAACAGGATCGGCTCGGCGTGCAGCTTCCAGGTGACCGAATCGGGACCGAACAGGCCGACGTCAGGGGCTTCCACCAACCAAGCGTGCCACGCCCGGCCGGGTAGCTCAGTCGTGGGCGTCGCGGCGGGCCGGGTAGCTCAGTCGTCGGCGTCGCGGCGGGCCGGGTAGCTCATTCGTGGGCGTCGCGCCCGGCCGGGTAGCTCAGTCGTCGGCGTCGCGGCGGGCCTGGCAGGCGGGACATAACCCCCAGAAGGTCACTTCCGCCTCGTCCACCTGGAAACCCTGGGCAGGTCCCGGGTCGAGGCACGGGGCGCTGCCGACCGCGCAGTCGACGTCGGCGATCTCGCCGCAGCTGCGGCACACCACATGATGATGGTTGTCGCCGACCCGGGCCTCGTAGCGAGCGGGACTGCCGGCCGGCTCGATCCGGCGGGACAGGCCGGCTCGGGACAGCGCGCCCAGCACGTCGTAGATCGCCTGGGTGGAGACGGAGTCGAGGCGCTCGCGTACCCGTCGGGTGATCTCGTCGACCTCCAGGTGGCCGCCGCCGGCCAGGACGTCGAGCACGGCGAGACGCGGCCGGGTGACCCGCAGCCCACGCGACCGGAGCAGCTCCTCACCCCTGGACATGCGTCAATGACAGCACGGCCCTGGTGACGCGACAACCGGGGTGTTCTGCCTGCCGGCCCGGCCGCCCCGCACTCCGCCGGCACCGGGCCGGCTGAACCGAGCCGATCGATCGCGCGTGTGCACCAGGAGAGCTCTGGGCGGGCGGACGACACCGCCGTACCCTGACTCTCCACGATCACCTATCGCCGGAGGTCCGATGTTCGAAAAGGTGCTGGGTCTGCCCGCGCACGTGCTGGTCGTACACGCGGTCGTGGTCTTCGTTCCGCTGCTGGTGCTGCTCGCCGTCGCGTACATCGCGTTGCCCCGGTTCCGGGCACGGCTGGACTGGGCGTTGTGGATCCTGGCGGTGGTCGCGCCGGTCACCGCCTGGGTCGCCGAGGAATCCGGGGAGGCGCTTCAGGAGCGGCAGATCGCGCGGGGCTTCTCCGGCGAGATCCTGGAGAAGATCAACGACCATGCCGAGTACGGCGGACTGCTGTTCCGGTACACACTGGGTCTCGCCGTGGCGGTCATCGCGCTGCTCGTGGTGACCAGCCGGCACCCTCGGGTGGCGAAGCTGCCGCGCTGGGTGTCGCCAGTGTTGTCGATCGTGGTGGTGGCGCTGGGTGTGGTCGCCATCGTCTACGTCTGGCTGACCGGCCACTCGGGTGCCGAGATGGTCTGGGGCAACACCTTCGACTAGCGCCGCCGGCTCACCGTAGGGCCCGGGTGCAGAGCAGACAGACCAGCAGGAACAGGACGACGGCGGCGACCACCCCCAGCGTCCAGGTCACCCGCTGCGCACGCTGCTCCTGGGCGTCCAGGGCGGCCATGTCCTGGGCCGGCAGTTGCCGTGGTGGGTTCGCCCGCAGCTGCACCTCGGGCCGCCAGCCGGCCGGTGGCGCGACGGTGGGCGGCGGCCCACCGTAGGCGGGTGGCGCGGAGGTCGGTGGTATCGGCGGTTGCCCGGTGCCGCCGGCCTGGGCCGGGCGGTCCGCCGGTGCGCTGGGCGGTGACCCGGCGCCGGGTTCGGGCCGGCGCCACTGGTCGTCGGACGCCGGGCCGGATCGGGGGGTCGTCACGGCCTCCGACGCTACCAACCGCCGCGCCGCCCGTCGGCCAGGCCGCGCCGCGCTGCGTTACCCTTGCCGCTCGTGAGTACGCGGGATCCCGGCAGGCGGGGCGACGACGACCGTACGGTCGACCTGAGCGACGACATGGTGGTGCTGCCCGAGCAGACCGCCGACGACACCGACCGCGGTTGGGGAGAGTCGGCGGGCGGCAACGACGAGCGCCTGCTCGCCGAGCGCCCACCGCACTGGGACTGACCCGCCCACCACCCCGCTTCGCCCGGCGGCGTCACCCACTCACCCGCTCACCTGCTCCGCGCGGCGGTGCCCCGCACTCACCCGCTCACCTGCTCCGCGCGGCGGCGCCCCGCACTCACCCGCTCACCTGCTCCGCGCGGCGGCGCCCCGCACTCACCCGCTCACCTGCTCCGCGCGGCGGTGCCCCGCACTCACCCGCTCACCTGCTCCGCGCGGCGGTGCCCCGCACTCACCCGCTCACCTGCTCCGCGCGGCGGCGCCCCGCACTCACCCGCTCACTCGCTTCGCGCGGCGGTGCGATCGATGCGGTTGGGGCGGTGGGGTGTTAAGAAGGGGCCCCTTTACCGCACCAGGCGTTAATAAGGGGCCCTTCCTTGCGTCAGCT
This DNA window, taken from Micromonospora sp. FIMYZ51, encodes the following:
- a CDS encoding PHP domain-containing protein gives rise to the protein MIARIDLHTHSTASDGTLSPAELVRAAAETGLDVVAITDHDTTAGWQSALRALPPGLRLVRGAELSCRWFGEQPPLPLHLLAYLFDPDHPELVAELARVRTARAERGERIVALLRADGIEVSWSEILTGAGGGTVGRPHIAQALIRAGLVTTTVEAFGPDWLGERYRLPKEDIDVFQAVRLIRAAGGVPVFAHPKASRRGRVAPDELFAELAAVGLVGLEADHEDHSPAEQAHVRGLAAELGLLVTGSSDFHGSHKTVRLGAFTTAPEAYEQIVAASSGVIEVASG
- a CDS encoding MarC family protein, with translation MDLKLFGEVFVTLLVIVDPPGMMPIFLALTGPLSARERNRAAWQAVALALGVIVIFAVAGQTLLAYLHVDLPALQAAGGLLLILVALELLTGKADDPTKQATSNIALVPLGTPLLAGPGAIVATMLFVQQAEAAADYIAVATAIVAVMLTVWIVLRFSGGIVKILRPGGIEVLTRIAGLLLAAIAVQLIADAIFAFVADFTGAG
- a CDS encoding PD-(D/E)XK nuclease family protein — encoded protein: MRRASPTGRPAGGRAPRPRNAPPEQLGFEGMPERLFVCTPSKLGAYADCPRRYRYSYVDRPAPPKGPPWAHNSLGASVHTALKNWYALPADRRRPEVLPTLLKGTWVRDGYRDDEQEREVYRRALGWLEAYVEGLDPADEPVGVERVVAVKTGVLAFNGRADRIDSRAGDAGPELAIVDYKTGRAGLDADDARGSQALALYAYAAERVFRRPCRRVELHHLPSGTVAAHEHTVESLARQVTRAEETARDIMAAERTIADGGDPDEAFPTTPGPRCAWCDYRRSCPAGAAAPEKEPWAAVDRPPEQR
- a CDS encoding oxygenase MpaB family protein encodes the protein MEAPDVGLFGPDSVTWKLHAEPILFVAGLRSLYLQALHPRAMAGVAQNSNYRRDAWGRLIRTADYVGSTIFGTTAEAEEAGRRLRRLHARLTAVDPATGERFRVDEPDLLRWVHVAEVESFLDTARRAGVPLDAAEVDRYYTEQRRSAALVGLDPETVPGTAAEVAEYYQRVRPQLRMTREAAETALFLTAPPLPWRLSLPARLGLNLGPPRWAYLGIAGTALALLPAWARRLYGGLGLPTTALSADVSVRALRLALTALPRDWREGPMQRAAKERVARLADRPASVTP
- a CDS encoding Fur family transcriptional regulator, producing MSRGEELLRSRGLRVTRPRLAVLDVLAGGGHLEVDEITRRVRERLDSVSTQAIYDVLGALSRAGLSRRIEPAGSPARYEARVGDNHHHVVCRSCGEIADVDCAVGSAPCLDPGPAQGFQVDEAEVTFWGLCPACQARRDADD
- a CDS encoding DUF2231 domain-containing protein; translated protein: MFEKVLGLPAHVLVVHAVVVFVPLLVLLAVAYIALPRFRARLDWALWILAVVAPVTAWVAEESGEALQERQIARGFSGEILEKINDHAEYGGLLFRYTLGLAVAVIALLVVTSRHPRVAKLPRWVSPVLSIVVVALGVVAIVYVWLTGHSGAEMVWGNTFD